A stretch of Microtus pennsylvanicus isolate mMicPen1 chromosome 5, mMicPen1.hap1, whole genome shotgun sequence DNA encodes these proteins:
- the Utf1 gene encoding undifferentiated embryonic cell transcription factor 1 has protein sequence MLLRPRRLTSFSPPSPASPDAELRPTGDVRVTTSDAFAPTPGAMAEPGSPKAPVSPGSAQRTPWSARETELLLGTLLQPAVWRSLLLDRRQALPTYRRVSAALARQQVKRTPAQCRRRYKFLKDKLRDSHGQPSGPYDDQIRQLMGLLGDDGHRRTRRRPAGPGRPQRRGRSTLAVLAPAPTAVEPGTTQQVTAEDADPASALRFSSSTTKSADSRRITSSPAPTALGTLAAEPGRALGSSPPPTLNYDTEEPNESPGLPQDRAVPQVAPQSLNSALLQALTHLGDISTVLGPLRDQLATLNQHVEQLRGSFDQTVSLAVGFILGSAASERGILGDLRQ, from the exons ATGCTGCTTCGTCCCCGGCGGCTAACCTCGTTCTCACCGCCGTCGCCAGCTAGCCCCGACGCCGAGCTGCGGCCGACCGGGGACGTCCGGGTGACTACGTCTGATGCCTTCGCCCCTACTCCGGGCGCGATGGCGGAGCCTGGTTCTCCCAAGGCTCCCGTGTCCCCGGGCTCGGCGCAGCGCACTCCCTGGAGTGCCCGAGAGACGGAGCTACTTCTGGGCACCCTGCTGCAGCCGGCCGTGTGGCGCTCACTACTGCTCGACCGCCGGCAGGCTCTGCCCACCTACCGCCGCGTGTCGGCCGCGCTGGCCCGGCAGCAAGTTAAGCGCACTCCTGCTCAGTGCCGCCGCCGCTACAAGTTTCTCAAGGACAAACTTCGAGACTCCCATGGCCAGCCGTCCGGACCCTACGACGACCAGATCCGCCAGCTCATGGGGCTGCTGGGCGACGATGGGCATCGGCGAACCCGCCGTCGCCCTGCGGGGCCTGGACGTCCCCAGCGCCGCGGCCGCTCGACCCTCGCGGTTTTAGCGCCCGCACCTACAGCAGTCGAGCCAG GGACTACGCAGCAGGTGACTGCGGAAGACGCGGACCCCGCGTCCGCGCTCAGGTTCAGTTCCTCCACTACGAAGTCTGCAGATTCCCGCCGCATCACTAGCTCCCCTGCCCCTACTGCCCTCGGCACTCTGGCTGCTGAGCCCGGCCGGGCCCTCGGATCCTCCCCACCACCAACCCTCAACTATGACACGGAGGAACCAAATGAGTCTCCTGGCCTTCCCCAGGATCGTGCGGTCCCGCAAGTTGCCCCGCAGTCTCTAAACAGCGCTCTGCTGCAGGCCTTGACGCACTTGGGCGACATCTCGACAGTTCTGGGCCCTCTGCGCGACCAATTGGCGACCCTGAACCAGCACGTGGAGCAGCTGCGAGGTTCCTTCGACCAAACAGTTTCCCTGGCTGTGGGCTTCATTCTGGGCAGTGCAGCCTCCGAGCGGGGCATCCTTGGCGACCTGCGCCAATAA